The genome window aaaatgaaccaGACATACAGCCACTTCTGGCCAAAACAAAATCTGGTTCAGCAGTTCATCATTCAGATAAAGGAAAATTTCAAAGGTGCTGTACTTGTATCTTAAGTCAACATTAATCAATCATGAAATCCATGGGGATAAGTTCCTATATTTCATTGTAACACAAGCCacaatgaataaattaaataaacaagccAGAAGGCAGTATCTAATGAATGCATGGTACTCAATATCAGTATCACATTATGCAGCAATAAGCTTACCAAGCTTTGTGCCAACCAGAATAATGGGGACACCAGGAGCATAATGCTTCAACTCCGGAATCCACTGAAAATGAAACCACACATGCAATTTATCATcgactttttttataaatgaattattttcttaacatatAACATGATCCATACATCCTTCATTACAGGCCATACAGAAAccttataattatcaaaataaataagaagaaatacaCCCAAAACACTATGACCACAATAAATTGCCACGAAGTACCTTTTTAGAGACATTTTCATAACTGGCCTTGCTTATGAGAGAGAAAGCCAGTATGAAAACATCGGCACCACGGTAACTCAAAGGTCTTAATCTGTTATAATCCTCTTGTCCTGTTCCACAAGTAACACAATAAATCCAGAGAAAACTTCCAAGCTCCAACATCACAGAAACAATAATCACGCAGCATTACCAGCAGTATCCCACAAACCCAGATTCACAATGCTCCCATTGACAACCACATTTGCGCTGAAATTGTCAAAAACAGTCGGCACATAATCCtgtttttaaatatacaaatacaACGTAATCAAATAGTTAACCAAATGCTcattacaaaacaaaacaaaaaacgtTAACCAaacttcataataaataataaactgAGACCCATTTAAACTTTACACATGTTGCAGCTTATGAAACATGTCCCAAATggagatgaaatgcaaatgcAGCTGAATTTCTTCATAAATTGCGGAATAGAACAATTACCCAGAAcccaaaattatgtttttagaaGGGAGAAAGGAAGTACTAACGGTGGGAAAAGTGTTGCTGGTGTAGGAAATAAGCAAACAGGTTTTGCCCACAGCACCATCCCCAACAGTGACGCACTTGATGAACCTAGAAGCGCTCATCTTTGGAACtcggagaaaagaaaagagacacCAACAGCCTCAGATCTTCACCTGAGGACCCGATCACACACCCCCtccaatttcttcttcttcttctgtctCAATGACACATCTGCGccacaaaataacaataataatgaatgaatgaagaacagaagaagaaggaagagagaatgGGTAACAAGCGAAAGAAAGAACAAACCCTAATTGGGAAAATGCGGAAAGAGATAGTGTGGGAGAAAGGGGGGAAATGGAAAAAAAGGAAACCCTAACAAACAGACCCTGTGACTGTGAGAGGAGAAGGCATTGacggagaagagagagagagagagagagagaaatgtgaAACCTTTTTAGGCCCGCGAGATTTTCCTGTTGAACCGCTCATACAACCCAACACCAACAACAAACTCTcctctttttattgtttttttctttaaaaatataaatacaattttcactttctttttgcCATTTTTACTTTGCCTTTTAATCGCAGACAAATTCGGATCCTTATGCCATAAATTCATGCTCACCACTCACCCATTCtgtggtatttttttattgtcattattACATGTTAAATTTCATTGTATTTTAAGGGAAAATAAGGgaataaacaaaataatccaATAAAAGCATATTCTTTCAGGTTAAGTTAGGACGGGATGTAGGAAAAtggacttttttatttttaatcttccaATTCATTAGAAGAAAGAAATTCTCACTAATTAAGAATTTAcatgaaagataaataaagtcttataaaaaaatggcaTTTGTTTGGTACAGtccaaaattacatatattattatgctgtcgatgtttttaaatccTTAAGTAAAAATCAGATGTTCATgtcttaaatttgaaatttgatttatcaaaaagataaaacataaCTTGTTTGATATGAATCTCACACTTTAAATTATTGACCGTGTAAATGTGTGTAAAAAAAAGGAAGTATAACTCAAAATTTGAACCTTTAAAttatgatttggaaactttatagGTAAGATGGTTGCTAATAATACACTCTCatcaaatgaattaaatttctttaaagagCATGTAGATACTATTTTAGaatgataaatgcaaataatatcctatcatattttttatttttggttaaaatttattaaaaaatataaaataatgagatttgTTAAATaagatgtgataaaaaaaaagttgtaacaaaatataaagagaTATAGACTTAcctaatctttatttttattttcaacaatGTTAGTATATCTATTTTTTGGTACAACATACCCAGTATGTTGTGGAACTCGCTTAAGATGTGCAATAGAACAAACATCATTGATTAATTAGGACGTCTGATGAATATGAAATGTCAACCAACACAATTGATCTTTAGCATTATAATCGATAATCGACACGACACTTGCATTTCCAATTTTTCTTGATTCTCTGTTGGGCTTTCAATTACTACATTAAGTACAGTATTTGATTTGAAACTTAAAAGTAAATCCACAAACAACAAGAAGTCAAAGGCTAGAGTTATATCACGTGTGATACAGAAAATTCCCACCTTTTTCGAATTTCTGTTAAGTGACCAAGGTGGGCAAGTTGAGTTGTATATGGATAAACAAATTGATTAAGCATTTGCTGAATAAGggattattatcatttaaaaacttATGTATAAGTCATTTTAAatcgaagaaaaaaaactattttcatataagtcataatttattttcataattattctaaaaattttattgaataatctcagaaacaatatattattaattattttcataaactcCAAAACATTAATACAAgtgtttaaattataaaataacccagataaacaataaattaaaatacgttaGTTTCAAAACCTAGCTCAGTATTCCTTGCCCTATCACAATAAAtagttcaaaatttatttatctctATCTTAATTCATGTAAAAagagattatttttttccatgatGTGAagatataagattgatttaatAATAAAGACAAAAAGAAATAGAGGAAATCACGGATTCAAATCCTTCatctaaaaaaactaataattaatatttatcaataaaaacaaatatgatgattaatttttatttaaaaaatttaaatgacaatctTTAATTGTACATTTTCtctgaattatattttttttctatacacaaaatttaaatttaaaatcttacgTAATGAATCCCAACCTAATGGATCCCAAACTAATTCTACTTAAATCAATAACACATTGATGTTTGTCAAAAGAGTagataaacaaatttaaataccACTCGTCATATGATCCATTTTTCCTATGTGAAATAACATACCAAGGTGACCCAATAAAGGAGAAATCTCTCATGTGCACGAGGTTGCCCTCAGATTATCCATAGTTCTAAACAACTATTTTAGTTGCTGAAAGTGGTTGATGTAGACACATTActctccaaaataaaataaaaatgttaaacaaGTTTTAAGATGTTAAGcaaattcttaaattaattgGAGTAaacatatatctttttttttttatctacacACATGTCTCCTTTAAGATTTAAGGAAAGTACACACGTCtcacttttgtttttaaaatctatataaATTCCTTAAATGTTATCTAAACATTTAATAATAACAAGTCATGTGtgttgataattttaattaaaaaacgcttaaatatgtttttcatcctcgtagaaaatgtttaaaattcattattgtaattctttttatctattttttgtctttgcaaaatttaaatgttattttttggtcCAAAACTAGGTTTGGATTACCGAACTTAGCGTGTGTTGTTATAGAAAGTGtcagttttttcaatttttttacattatttatatgtataatcAAACACAGTTGAGACTCACTTCTTTTAcactttactttaattttttttttaaatattttattttcatcttctaaTCCAAACACGGCCTCTCGGCCTCTATATTCCACGTTTCTTACCTAAGAATGACACGTTTGCTAACTATTGTATGGTAAACAGCTTTAACCACGGTTGTCCAAGGTTTGGAGCAAAGTTttagagaaaaacaaataattatcattgtttatatgtttttttacagTATTACGGCGGAACAAATTTTATCAGATTCTTTTGCAAAAACTCAGTATTATGATGGAAGCTCCTCTTGATGAGTAAGGTTAGGCACATTGGACTTGGACACTCACAAATTTTTAATAGACACTGCTCAACTCAGCTTTATAGATGTCCACCTTAATCTCACGTTTAGGTGCTTTTGTTTCTGAATTTAGGTTTGCCAAAGGAACCAAAACGGAGTCACCTACGAGCCTTGCATGCAGCTCCAGAGAGCTTTACTATGGGGAACTCCTTCAGTTCAGAATTTTTAGTAATGATTTAGAGGTAGGCTTTTAGTAGTTTCATTTCAGAATAACAAGCAGGACAAATTAAACGTAGGAGATTATTTACACTGTCTTGGTTTGTATGGTAGAGCTTCTGAAGGGGCAGGAAATGCATGCGCTGTTTGTAGATTTATTTTGAACATCTATCAGGTTCAGGTTGTTGACTTTAACCATAACCCCTCCCCTCAAAACAGAAACCAACAGAGCGATAGATTTCAGCATTGTTGTAAGCAACAAAAAAGATGGGAAGAATATGATATATGCTCAAATGATAATTATTGATCATGCCTCAATTTCTAATAATACAACTTTGCAATAGACTCTTGCGTATATAATGGGGACCATGGTTGGCATCCAAAGTACATAAGAAAAATACAAGTGAGGTTATCATAACATACAAAAACTCACTAAAAGGAATTGGATAAAGCTGCAATAGAAACATGGAGCACAAAGATCAGGATTTACAGAATGCACGAAGCGTATCGTCTAGAGCCTTTCTGTCATAATCCCCTGTGAAAACGCAATTGCCTAGAGGACCCTTTAGAAGGATAAGCCTTAGCAACCCATCTGCTACCTTCTTATCCACCTAatacaccaaaataaaaaataaaaaaaactataagccTTAATAAAAACAAACTGAACATTAAAAGGGTATTGAGAATCAGTACTTACTGCCATGACAGATTTAAACATGTCCACAGTCACGGTCTCAGGAGGGGCTTTAGGTAACTTAGCCTGTTTTAAAATGTCTCCAACTCTCTTCACTAGAGAATCATCAATCCAACCTAGGCGATATGACATGTCAACAGCCATTACCTGTGTACATTGGCATACAGATTCATCAAAATAGACCTATAGACTTTAGTATTAAACACAAATATAAGTACAATTcatgatatttttgtttttaaaaaaataccgtGCCAGCTGCAACAGCCTCTCCATGAAGCCACTGCCCATAGCCAACCCCAGTTTCTATTGCCTAAAATAAGTGCCACGGGAAAGAGTTAAAATCAGAGAGGAAAATTTACTGAAAAGGAGAAtgcagaaacaatttttttgggaATAGTTTGATGTCAcagcaaataaataaagattattaaatatttaaccaTTATATTTTAAGATCTACAATATGTAAACAACCTAAGAGATTAAGAAACCGAAAGTTTCATTAAGTCATTACAAATAAACTCAGAAAAATATAGCATTAAAGGGGCATGAGTGATTAATCAATCAAATGTCTGAGGTTGCCTTCCATTACAaataaagtgataaaaaaaaacttataatgcatatttttcttaatatcctctttaaaaacttcaaaacaACTGGAACTATTTGATTTGGGACAAGCTAAAATCAGCTTGTACACCATCTTAACagctaatttttttctcaaacaatCTGTCTCCATTTTActcgatttttttttccattatgtttgaaattttataattgtttatcaACACATAATAATTCATAACCTAGGTTATAAATATTATCACAATTTTACAACCTCAGATAATAACCAGTCATATACAATCACTCACATGACCAAATGTATGACCCAAGTTCAATGTTGCCCTCAGTCCACTTTCCTTCTCATCTAAGGACACAACCTCAGCCTTGTTTTCACAAGATCGCTTTATAGCATATGCCATTGCACTAGGATCTCTGCAGTGGAAGACATTAACTTGTAAAAACTAATACAGAAGAAGGACATTATGAAAGCAGGTGCacaacattttgataaaaaaaaaaaaatagatcaaCACAACTAGATAGTATGTGGCACTAATTATCTATCATGTATAGGTTATCGGAAAATAGTATCATATTAGCATCTGGTCCAGATATTCATATAATATATCAGTACTTATATTTTTAGTGTAACGTTGTCTTGGATATCCATCATCTTCACACTATTTGCCAATCTCAATTATTACATAGGAACTTGAGAGAGAGGGAACACATGGACCTTGAATATAGATAATCACATGtaggtaattttattttattttacttttacttatATAAGTAAACatatcttattatatatattacccATTCCTGTATCTTAAATTTCTGAAGAAAAGTATTGCATTGTATCATACCAGATATTTCAATCTGTAGCAGTGCAACAGAGCTAATAAATAATGATAAGTCATATAGCTCAAGCTTGGGATACTTTTTCCAGCCAAAAGTACATATTTTAACATAACTTTCCCAGAAAATTAGCTTATTACAGCACagtacttaattaaaaatttaccttGCCAGTAATAAGTGCATATTTTTCTCTTGCCACTCAAAAAACTCTGCATCCCTAATGAGCCCATACTTTATAACCTCTGCAAGCCCTGATGCCAGTTCCCTATCCGGCAACGTATTTAATGTGTCCGTGTCTATTAGCACACACTGAGGTTGGTAAAAGGCACCAATCAGGTTCTTCCCAAGGCGGTGATTGATCCCAGTTTTGCCACCAACTGAAGAATCGACCTGGGAACATAATACACAACCCAATGAACAGGGAATGGGATAACATAGATAGCAGAGAGCCAGAGACTAGAACCATTAACATTAGCCAGAGCAACAAAAGGTCTAATAAACACAtatcatgaaaataattttttaaaagagcaGCAAAAGACCTGGGCCATCACAGTGGTAGGAATCTGAATAAAATTAACACCACGTAGGAACAAAGCAGCAGCACAGCCACACATGTCGCCAATCACACCACCACCAAGAGCGACAAACGTACAACGCCGGTCTAGTCGCAACTCAATGGCCTTGTCAAAGACTTTCATAAGAGTATCCTATCAGTTGAACACACAAACACTTTCTTATACAATTCTCAAAAAAGTGCCAATAAAAACAACAGCCAATTCAAACGCATGAGACATACCATGTCCTTGTACTGCTCACCATCAGGTAAAATTACACTCTCCACAGAAACATTGGGGTTTCCCCTTGTCAAAGCATCAACAACCTTGTCTAGATAAAGTGGCGCAACCGTTTTGTTAGTTACAACTAGGACCCTCTTTCCATGCACATGCCTATTGCAACAGTGAGAACAGAGCacttaagaataaaatattaaacaagaaataaaatccATGCcttattaaaaaagttttattgaaTTGAACTTCTCCACATACTAAAATCATCTTATGAACTTAAATTGTATAGAAGCTCTTTTATTCAACGTCTCCAAAAGTTGAGgcgcataagttgattttagcttagaGGAGAGAACTTCATTTCGTTctatctttcttattttcttcttttgtaagTACTCATGAAGAAGTTTACCCAAACAGAGCCAGGATACAATACAGTGATACACTACAAATTGCACTATGAATTGAAAATTGAGTAAGTATAAATCCACATACAGACATATTGGAAATTATaacatgaaaaaataaagagaaaacaaaagttAAAGAAATTGAATTGTTGAACCTCTGGAGATAGTCGGGTTGGTTTAGTAACCCGGATCCGATGTAAATGGGATAGCTCCGATTACCCAAATCGACTTCGACGGTGGTGGGAAGAGCGGGTTCGGATTTTGCTGCTAAGGAATCCAAAACTTGAGAGGAAGTGACGCATATCCTTGACTTGCGAGCAGTGGAAACAGAGGTCCAGGCCCAATTATTAGAGTTGAAATGCAGATGGTTGTTATTGGAGAAGAAAGAGGGTTTGGGGAATGGAGTTTGTTGGTTGGTgcggagagaaagagagaaagtggTGGTAGTGGAAGCCATTGGAGGAATCAGCGATGGAATGGGTGCGACGGTGTGGTTTGGTGGTTGGTGAGTGAGGAAGCCATCAATAACATGCTGCGCCTGTGGCTGTCTTCGTTGAACACAAACATGACTCGGGGGGTTAGGTAAGGAAAGTGATTATCATGTGCATGTTTGGTAGAGATCAcctttagataaaaataaataaataaaatattattttaaaacatatgctataaataaaaataaaaacttgttaaataataatcatgataataataacaaactTAAGAGACTAAAAAGAAATACTTAGATTGAATTGATTACAtagataaaattttacataaatttatcataattgtCTCAATATTCAAAACATAGTCCACAATGTTAAAATATCATACTAccattaatatttctaattagATGTTTTATGGTTAACTTTTTATAACGATAATCAAATAGGAGGTttcaattgaaaagaaaaagtttagagaaccaattaaataacaaaaaagtttagaaatttaattgaaaacttgataaaaatataaggatgcataacttaatttaaaaagagcAAGTTACTTAATTaaactatttatattttaagaacTTTTATATAAAGAGAATTTTGAGCGggcatttatttttaaggtaaaagaagttaaaaataaGTCATCTTGGATGCTACTTaaactatttattaattaataacatttgaGAGTTAGAAATGCATTTAACTAGATAATTTATATCAAGTTGAATATAACTATTAAGGTGACAAATCTCTTCCATggattttaatataattgcaTTCTCATGAATGAAATTCAATAGTTTAAGTGATCATTTATTTTgagcttttgttattttttacttatttttatattaaattatataatcacgagtaaagatagaaataaaCTAAGCTAAGTTAGactttactaaaataaaaatatatgatttgagTCTAATTTATTTATGTGACAATAGTCTTTTTATAATCCGACCTATATAAAACTATTATGTAacatataaacatatttaaggaTATACTTTGTGATAATTTAACACCAAGATAAATGTATCTAAGGTTGGCTTGGttgtaatcaaatttaatttatttataaaatataaatatatttttaaagtttaatataatattcatgacaacttattttaaaatatattttataatttatctttctataaagttaattataaaCTTTCATAATTGAAGTTGTAAGCATCAATATTTGGGTATAACTTTTAGCATTTTTGTGTTGTGCTACACACTTTGactgttttattaaatttataagttaaaatatagttgcatatgaattttaaatctttcttttgctatcattGTTATTAGGGTTCAAAATGAGTTAAGCtagacataaatatttttttttttctaattcgaattcaattaaattaaagttcATGAACTGTTCGATTCAACTCGTTAGTTAGGATTACACGAaccaaaagtattttttttaaatgcaatacatttcaaaaatttaatttattagtagattttaagataaaattattatatgattttttgtgacaaatatatataataaaaatatctatactaataataaaatgaatgcttgtttaaaatatttaaggtgacagtattaatttatatttaaggaaataaaatattttaataacacataataaaataattaaatgaaaatgaataataCCTAAATcaattatacataaaaattataaacataaatcaataataaaataaaaatatccgtTGGAAATCTATAAACATAGTATTtactcaatttttataaaaataatttatatttttatgaaaaatatattctattaacgttttttttgttgaagataatttgattaatgtatactcttttattattttaaacaatattttaataattataatttcttaaaatttatccaACGGATAATTTAAATCATTGAAACTAAAACTAATCAATAAAGCGTTTACTTTGCCTAACCTTGTTTAGAATTTTCTTCGTGGCAGACGAGGGTTGTTTTCAAGGATTCTCTCTCTGTTCTTCTTCTGTTGTAATCTCAACGAAGGATCAATCAATCTTAATAGGAGAGATCGGGTTTTCTCGTAGGTAAATTTTTCTTCTCCCCTCTGCTTTAGGGTTTTCGAAAAGGTTTATAAAAATGCAATTAGTGAATCAATAATCGAAATCACCAACATAAAATGCCTATACTGAAATACATTCGCTTCCCCTTATTCTGAATGATACAAAGTTTGTCTTTACCCTTTTTCGCTCTTTGGTATGCTTGCTGGCACAGTGAATCATACTTCTTTGTGGGTTTTCTTTGACTTTTTGTGTCTTCCTCGTACCAAGATTTTTTGCTTGCTATGCTGCCCATTTCACCACTGCAAACCATTCTCTCATTTGTTGTCAATGTGTTGGCTTTGTGTTGAATGCACTTTTTGATTCACCACTCTATGCAGTACGCGCTTTTAATTATTGCTAGCCGTATTCAACTAGAGTTTAGAATCCTATGGCCAAAAAATAGAATTGTGTGTGCATGGGTATTGTAGGTGTTTATGCCCCTCTTTATCAAACACTTATGTACATTAAACTATAGATGGCAGGCCAACTTGCAAGATCAAGAAGACTAGAAACTCAGCAGCAGGAACAGTCAAGGGCTAAGTGGACGACATCACTCACCAAGATACTTGCAGCACTGATGGTTGATCAAGTACATAAAGGGAataaacataacaatttattcaATAAGAAAGCATGGAAATATATTTGTGatgaattttacaaaaaaacagGTCTGAAATGGGACAAGGAACAACTCAAAAACCGATATTCGGTCTTGAGGAGGCAGTATACTATTGTAAAGTCCATTCTTGATCAAAGTGACTTTAGTTGGGATGAAGCCACAGGATCTATAACAGCTAATGATGAAATTTGGGCTGAATACATCAAGGTATGttcctttatcttttattttgttattaattaaatatcaaaatatggTGCTGTTGAAAAAAGAAACTTTGGTCATATGGTCAGTATGACCTTCCTTTATAGACTGTTTGGTTTAAAGAAAGGGAGGAGAGGAATGAGAAATTATTGTATGGTCTAGGACCATGTGTCCATGGTCCTGGCCAATCTCCATGTGACTTCTGAGTTTTATTAACTATTTCTTAAATTGAAAAACTTAACTGTATGTCACGTGGAGATTGATCGAGACTTTGGACACATGGTGATCTTCGACTATACAATAATTTCTTGTGGTGGGACAACTTGTTTGATTTATAAGAGGAGGGGaggaaaaataaagtattttacTATTATACTGTCATGGTAGATAAATAAAGTCATTAAACTCCAGTGTTCAAGTTAAGGATAATTTAATTAGCACAGCCTATAAACTTAAAGTATTTCCCTTCTCTTAATCTCCTTAACATTGGAGGGGAGACAAAAACTGGGAGTTGTGGGATTTTGTCCCCTATATTTACCTCCTTTGAGTCTTTTCCCTTCCAAATATTTGGACCAAACAAGCTACTAATGAGGCTCAACATTCATGAatgcttttatgaaaaatatgtttcttaatttgttttttttccacCAAGCTGAAGATAAAGCTGAGTAGCCGGATAACCCTCTGAGATTAACTTGAAATTCTCCAAAAGTTTGCTTTtcattttaatgataaaatgtgGAATAAGTAAGTTAACAATCTGAGAATGTTGTGGCATAATCCGTCTCTGAATTGAAACCCTGTTACTTTTTAGAAGAATGCTAACACCACATTCTTTATTGGGTAAAGTATTAAAATCCATGCGGAACCCTCTAAGCATGTGTTCGTTTGGGATTATTTtggataaagtattttttttaaagctctTAGGAgattagaaagaaaagaacaaattttcttaataagtATAACTAAACACACAATAAATAATGAGACCAACTTTGATTTCATGAGGGTGTCAAAATGAATGTTTATATTACTAGCATTTTTTGTAGTTTCTACTATAGACTGTAGTATTTTTATCACAGACATGAGCTGTTAGCCGTGCTCTATAAATATACTTGATTaactttttaagaaattatagaAACATCCTGATGCTGAGACTGTCAAAACCGGTGGCTGCTCAATCTTTAAGGAACTTTGCACAATATTCTCTGAGCCATCAACCAACGGCAAGCATGAATATTTCGCTGCATCCAAGGGTGAACATACTTATACAACTCCTTGTCCAGAGCCCTTGAACACACACCAAGAGGAGTCCTCTTCAGAATCCCAGGACGAGGAAGATGCTAATGATCTTCAAACAGTTCAACCTACTACACCTACTGCGATTTCTACCCGCAAAAGAGGGCGTAAAGGAATTGATGATGCTATTGCAGATGCCATATTTGAGATGGCATCTGCTTCAAAGATGAGGGCAGCTGCCATAGAGCAACAAATTGCTAGATTTAGCATGGCTGATTGTATTAGGGACTTAGATTTGATGCAAGGTGTTGATCAACAACTCTATTTTGCAGCTTTAGAGCTGTTCGACAAACCTAATGCAAGGGAGATATTTTTGTCTCTCAAAAAGGATAAACGCTTAACTTGGTTGCGTCGCAAGTGTGCTGTTGCATCCAATTAATCTTGCATGTGATGAGAAAAGTGGAAAATATTCTTTTGGTCAGAGTTTGAACGGTGTGTTAAATTACTTACAAGCTTTGTTTAGGTAGTCTCATTCATATCTCACCAcaataattgttaatttaaaacaatatattacATGACATCAATCGACGTTTTCAAATTGTTCATAATTAATCAGTTCAATTACAATTGAAccaaagttaaaagttaaattgGTAAATTACTAAtggaatttattaatatatacttGCTTTTTTAGAAGtattttagtaaattataaaaaatacatgcaaAGTGTTATTTGctgaaattttttgaaaaaaagaagtgaGTGTAACCtttaagcaatttttttttaatgtatacttattttttaggataaaatatattcGTCATTCTTAatgtatatttgaattttgcatttattttttaataaatttttattttgtgtttgtttcttgaaaaattatgttaagtttttattgtcatttaagtGATAATGCGATTCCTAACAGACGATTTGCAATGGTTAAAAAATCGTCGGTATCATCTAAagagttaaattataatttcttgCGGTTTAAGAACTGGAAGAACAACTGTACTGTAGGATCTTCACCTCAAATGTTGGTGTGGAAGATCTGTTCTTTGAAGATCTCCCACTATAGAAAAATGAAAGATCTTC of Glycine soja cultivar W05 chromosome 1, ASM419377v2, whole genome shotgun sequence contains these proteins:
- the LOC114419632 gene encoding 3-dehydroquinate synthase, chloroplastic-like, with the protein product MASTTTTFSLSLRTNQQTPFPKPSFFSNNNHLHFNSNNWAWTSVSTARKSRICVTSSQVLDSLAAKSEPALPTTVEVDLGNRSYPIYIGSGLLNQPDYLQRHVHGKRVLVVTNKTVAPLYLDKVVDALTRGNPNVSVESVILPDGEQYKDMDTLMKVFDKAIELRLDRRCTFVALGGGVIGDMCGCAAALFLRGVNFIQIPTTVMAQVDSSVGGKTGINHRLGKNLIGAFYQPQCVLIDTDTLNTLPDRELASGLAEVIKYGLIRDAEFFEWQEKNMHLLLARDPSAMAYAIKRSCENKAEVVSLDEKESGLRATLNLGHTFGHAIETGVGYGQWLHGEAVAAGTVMAVDMSYRLGWIDDSLVKRVGDILKQAKLPKAPPETVTVDMFKSVMAVDKKVADGLLRLILLKGPLGNCVFTGDYDRKALDDTLRAFCKS
- the LOC114419644 gene encoding rac-like GTP-binding protein RHO1 — encoded protein: MSASRFIKCVTVGDGAVGKTCLLISYTSNTFPTDYVPTVFDNFSANVVVNGSIVNLGLWDTAGQEDYNRLRPLSYRGADVFILAFSLISKASYENVSKKWIPELKHYAPGVPIILVGTKLDLRDDKQFCIDHPGAVPITTAQGEELRKLINAPAYIECSSKTQENVKAVFDAAIRVVLQPPKQKKKKGKAQKACSIL
- the LOC114419638 gene encoding L10-interacting MYB domain-containing protein-like, with amino-acid sequence MAGQLARSRRLETQQQEQSRAKWTTSLTKILAALMVDQVHKGNKHNNLFNKKAWKYICDEFYKKTGLKWDKEQLKNRYSVLRRQYTIVKSILDQSDFSWDEATGSITANDEIWAEYIKKHPDAETVKTGGCSIFKELCTIFSEPSTNGKHEYFAASKGEHTYTTPCPEPLNTHQEESSSESQDEEDANDLQTVQPTTPTAISTRKRGRKGIDDAIADAIFEMASASKMRAAAIEQQIARFSMADCIRDLDLMQGVDQQLYFAALELFDKPNAREIFLSLKKDKRLTWLRRKCAVASN